The Octadecabacter arcticus 238 genome contains a region encoding:
- a CDS encoding UbiA family prenyltransferase: MPGLESGKPLVLDADGTLLRTDMLLEGIWKGFGMDPAATLKAFTLVGDRATFKAEIARIAPLRVDLLPVNADIVAMAIDAKVAGREVAIASASDVSLVQPLADYHGIKRVFASQNGVNLKGTAKADALVAAYGEQGFDYAGNDKSDRKIWDHSDGAIVVGNAGGGARGLSNVTQVAGGWAPRAVMKSMRPHQWVKNVLLFLPMIAAHAFFFDTFLAVCLGIVSFSAAASCIYIVNDLLDIEADRLHVKKCRRPFAAGTVPIPIGMLTCAGLGVIALGVAAILSWQMFGVVAFYMALSLAYSLRLKWMRWIDIAVLASLYTLRVVAGAAASGVDASIFMLIFIFPVFISLGCVKRMTELALAQDDEPLPGRGYARRDLGDLLNMSVIGMVGALLIFFLYSYSDQALALYPDQWLMWLALLPVAAWLYRMVRLGYMGRMDYDPIVFAMSDICGIGYLLITLSLLFYAAGLWGVWFARLFG; encoded by the coding sequence ATGCCAGGCTTGGAAAGCGGGAAACCGCTTGTATTGGATGCAGATGGCACGCTGCTGCGCACAGATATGTTGCTTGAAGGGATCTGGAAGGGGTTCGGCATGGACCCCGCGGCGACGCTAAAGGCGTTTACCCTGGTCGGGGACCGCGCCACGTTTAAGGCTGAGATTGCGCGCATCGCGCCTTTGCGTGTCGATCTCTTGCCCGTCAACGCGGACATTGTGGCCATGGCAATCGATGCCAAAGTCGCAGGGCGCGAAGTGGCGATTGCCAGTGCATCAGATGTGTCACTGGTGCAACCGTTGGCGGATTATCACGGCATAAAACGGGTTTTCGCGTCGCAGAATGGTGTGAACCTCAAGGGGACGGCGAAGGCAGATGCTTTGGTCGCAGCCTATGGCGAGCAAGGGTTTGACTACGCCGGCAATGACAAAAGCGATCGCAAGATTTGGGATCATAGTGATGGGGCCATTGTCGTCGGCAATGCGGGCGGCGGGGCCAGGGGTCTGTCTAACGTCACTCAAGTTGCGGGCGGCTGGGCCCCTCGCGCGGTGATGAAATCCATGCGCCCGCATCAGTGGGTCAAAAACGTCCTGTTGTTTCTGCCAATGATCGCGGCGCATGCATTCTTCTTTGATACGTTTCTGGCGGTGTGTTTGGGCATCGTTTCGTTCAGCGCCGCTGCGTCCTGCATATATATCGTCAATGATCTGCTCGATATCGAAGCGGACAGGCTGCACGTCAAGAAGTGTAGGCGCCCGTTTGCCGCCGGAACCGTACCAATACCGATTGGAATGTTGACCTGCGCGGGGCTTGGTGTGATCGCGCTGGGCGTTGCCGCGATATTGTCATGGCAGATGTTTGGCGTCGTGGCGTTTTATATGGCGCTGTCACTGGCCTATTCGCTGCGCCTTAAATGGATGCGCTGGATCGACATTGCGGTCCTTGCATCCCTGTACACACTGCGCGTGGTTGCAGGTGCTGCGGCAAGCGGGGTAGATGCGTCGATTTTTATGCTGATTTTCATTTTTCCAGTCTTCATCTCGCTCGGTTGTGTCAAACGGATGACAGAACTGGCGTTGGCGCAGGACGACGAACCTTTGCCGGGTCGTGGATACGCGCGGCGCGATTTGGGAGATCTGTTAAACATGTCCGTCATTGGCATGGTCGGTGCGCTGCTGATCTTCTTTTTGTATTCCTATTCTGATCAAGCACTCGCGCTTTACCCAGACCAATGGTTGATGTGGCTTGCGCTTCTGCCGGTTGCGGCGTGGCTCTACCGGATGGTGCGGTTGGGCTACATGGGGCGAATGGACTACGATCCGATCGTCTTCGCGATGAGCGACATTTGCGGCATTGGCTATTTGCTCATTACACTGTCGCTGCTGTTTTACGCCGCGGGTTTGTGGGGTGTCTGGTTCGCGCGACTGTTTGGCTGA
- a CDS encoding SDR family NAD(P)-dependent oxidoreductase, with protein MTDTPTHQTWIILGASSTIAKAFTRSVAATGAHVILAGRRMDDLNASAADAKARGVADATPIIFDARIPDTFQAIIDLAAAQSGTLNCAVFVGSMPTQDAIDADPALVDGTISDSFTGPARFLQMLAPVMMARSCGSIVGVGSVAGDRGRVGNYVYGAAKAGFATYLSGLRNHLGRHGVHVLTVKPGPVDTAMTQGLGQQPFMTTADAVVADIHNALRKKRNTLYTRWIWWPVMTIIKLIPEPIFKKMSI; from the coding sequence ATGACCGACACACCGACACATCAGACTTGGATCATCCTCGGCGCGAGCTCAACCATCGCCAAAGCCTTCACCCGCTCCGTTGCCGCAACCGGCGCGCATGTGATCCTCGCGGGTCGCCGTATGGACGATTTAAACGCCTCCGCCGCCGACGCCAAAGCGCGCGGGGTGGCAGACGCTACGCCAATCATCTTTGACGCCCGCATACCCGACACCTTCCAAGCGATCATTGATTTGGCAGCAGCGCAATCCGGCACGCTGAACTGCGCGGTCTTTGTCGGCTCGATGCCCACGCAAGACGCAATTGACGCTGATCCCGCACTGGTGGACGGAACGATCTCTGACAGCTTCACGGGTCCAGCGCGCTTCCTGCAAATGCTAGCCCCCGTCATGATGGCACGCAGCTGTGGTTCAATCGTTGGCGTCGGGTCCGTCGCTGGTGATCGTGGGCGCGTCGGCAATTATGTTTACGGCGCCGCAAAAGCCGGTTTCGCCACCTACCTGTCGGGCCTTCGCAACCATTTGGGCCGCCACGGCGTGCATGTTTTGACCGTGAAACCTGGCCCTGTCGATACCGCAATGACGCAAGGCTTGGGTCAACAGCCGTTTATGACGACTGCCGATGCGGTTGTCGCCGATATCCACAATGCACTGCGCAAAAAGCGCAACACGCTTTATACGAGGTGGATCTGGTGGCCCGTCATGACGATCATCAAACTGATCCCGGAACCAATCTTCAAGAAAATGTCCATCTGA
- a CDS encoding FAD-binding oxidoreductase — MIWAKDQTYSGWGRALSATGDIARPVETATITANAPAIGNRRSYGDAPLNNGGKAIDMTRLDRIDAFDRETGLLTVQAGITLGELTRIFAPQGWLPAVVPGTGFATVGGAIAMDVHGKNHHHAGSFCQHVTSITLIQGDTTHKITPKSAALWKATCGGLGQTGIISQATLQLTPTKGDMMLVTEQRATDWDHRVALLDGSDAQYTVGWIDATATGAALGRGIIEEGETCRGLRPTPRGTKKIPFNAPHWALSSPIVKAFNATYYRRVPKSGRTIVRTAQDFFFPLDKIDDWNKLYGKRGFHQFQCVVPLDQSHALRDMMQTIAESGLASPLAVLKRMGPGLDGDRAGYMSFPIEGYTLAVDFPNRPAARNLIARLESATLAAGGRLYLAKDALSTGTAIKSMYPDYPKWARVAAKADPDGALQTDMTRRLDLRTQK, encoded by the coding sequence ATGATCTGGGCCAAAGACCAAACCTACTCTGGCTGGGGCCGCGCGCTCAGCGCGACGGGTGACATCGCCCGCCCCGTTGAGACGGCAACAATCACGGCAAACGCGCCTGCAATCGGCAATCGGCGGTCCTACGGCGACGCCCCCCTGAACAATGGCGGCAAAGCCATCGACATGACGCGACTTGATCGCATCGATGCATTTGATCGCGAGACTGGCCTATTAACCGTGCAAGCAGGCATCACCTTGGGCGAACTCACCCGCATTTTCGCACCGCAAGGCTGGCTTCCCGCCGTCGTGCCCGGCACGGGGTTCGCAACTGTTGGCGGTGCCATCGCGATGGATGTCCATGGCAAAAACCACCACCACGCGGGGTCTTTCTGCCAGCACGTCACCTCGATCACGCTGATCCAAGGCGACACGACCCACAAGATCACGCCCAAGTCTGCCGCCCTTTGGAAAGCCACCTGTGGTGGTCTTGGACAAACAGGAATTATTTCGCAGGCAACCCTGCAACTGACCCCGACCAAGGGCGACATGATGCTGGTAACGGAACAACGCGCCACCGATTGGGATCACCGCGTGGCTCTCCTTGATGGATCTGATGCGCAATATACCGTCGGCTGGATCGACGCGACGGCAACGGGTGCCGCGCTCGGGCGCGGCATCATCGAGGAAGGCGAAACCTGCCGTGGACTGCGCCCGACCCCACGTGGCACCAAGAAAATCCCGTTCAACGCGCCGCACTGGGCGCTGTCCAGCCCTATCGTCAAAGCCTTTAATGCCACCTATTATCGGCGCGTCCCCAAATCAGGGCGCACCATTGTGCGCACAGCGCAGGATTTCTTCTTCCCACTCGACAAAATCGACGACTGGAACAAGCTTTACGGCAAACGTGGATTCCATCAATTTCAATGCGTCGTGCCTCTGGATCAATCACACGCTTTGCGGGACATGATGCAAACCATCGCCGAATCTGGCCTTGCGTCGCCCCTCGCCGTGCTCAAACGTATGGGTCCAGGATTAGACGGTGATCGCGCCGGATATATGTCGTTCCCGATAGAGGGCTACACCCTCGCAGTCGATTTCCCAAACCGCCCCGCCGCACGCAATCTGATCGCGCGCCTAGAATCCGCGACACTGGCCGCGGGCGGGCGGTTGTATCTTGCCAAAGACGCGCTCTCCACGGGGACGGCTATCAAATCAATGTACCCCGACTATCCCAAATGGGCCCGCGTGGCGGCGAAAGCCGACCCCGACGGCGCTTTGCAAACCGACATGACCAGACGCCTAGACCTAAGGACACAAAAATGA
- a CDS encoding 3-oxoacid CoA-transferase subunit B, whose protein sequence is MAWDRNQMAQRAADELEDGWYVNLGIGIPTLVANYVGDKDITLQSENGMLGMGPFPIDGEEDPDLINAGKQTITELRRTAYFDSATSFGMIRGGKIACAILGAMEVDEKGDLANWMIPGKLVKGMGGAMDLVAGVGRVIVVMDHTNKHGDSKLLRECTLPLTGKAVVDRIITNLGVLDVVDGGLKIVECADGVTEGELRAATEATIV, encoded by the coding sequence ATGGCTTGGGACCGCAATCAAATGGCGCAGCGCGCCGCCGACGAACTTGAAGACGGCTGGTATGTGAACCTCGGCATCGGCATTCCGACACTGGTGGCAAATTACGTCGGCGACAAAGACATCACGCTGCAAAGCGAAAATGGCATGCTCGGCATGGGCCCCTTCCCGATTGACGGCGAAGAAGACCCTGATTTGATCAATGCGGGCAAACAAACCATTACCGAACTCCGACGCACAGCCTATTTTGACAGCGCAACCTCGTTTGGTATGATCCGTGGCGGCAAAATTGCCTGCGCGATCCTTGGTGCGATGGAAGTCGATGAAAAGGGTGATCTGGCCAACTGGATGATCCCCGGCAAGCTGGTCAAAGGCATGGGCGGCGCGATGGACCTTGTCGCGGGCGTCGGCCGCGTCATCGTTGTGATGGATCACACCAACAAACACGGCGACAGTAAACTGCTGCGCGAATGCACATTGCCGCTCACGGGCAAGGCCGTCGTGGACCGCATCATCACAAACCTTGGCGTGCTCGATGTCGTTGATGGTGGCCTCAAAATAGTGGAATGCGCTGACGGCGTCACCGAAGGCGAACTGCGCGCTGCGACGGAAGCGACAATCGTCTAG
- a CDS encoding CoA transferase subunit A, with translation MQKIYPNAAAALDGLLTDGMFIAAGGFGLCGIPELLLGAIKDAGTKDLTFASNNAGVDDFGIGILLQTRQVKKMISSYVGENAEFMRQYLSGELELEFNPQGTLAERMRAGGCGIPGFYTKTGVGTVIADGKEHKDFVGPDGKSQTYIMEEGIYADLAIVKAWKADETGNLIFRKTARNFNPPAAMCGKVCVVEVEEIVPVGTFDPDHIHLPGIYVHRIIQGDHEKRIEQRTVREKS, from the coding sequence ATGCAGAAAATCTATCCAAACGCCGCCGCCGCCCTCGATGGGCTGCTCACGGACGGTATGTTCATCGCGGCGGGTGGCTTTGGCCTGTGCGGCATTCCAGAATTGCTGTTGGGGGCGATCAAAGACGCTGGCACCAAGGATTTGACATTTGCGTCCAACAACGCAGGTGTCGACGATTTTGGCATCGGCATTTTGCTGCAAACCCGCCAGGTCAAGAAAATGATCAGCTCTTACGTTGGCGAAAACGCGGAATTTATGCGCCAGTACCTTTCCGGTGAACTCGAACTCGAATTCAACCCGCAAGGCACGCTCGCCGAACGTATGCGCGCAGGCGGCTGCGGCATCCCCGGGTTTTATACGAAAACCGGTGTCGGGACGGTCATTGCGGACGGCAAAGAACACAAAGATTTTGTCGGACCTGATGGAAAGTCCCAGACCTACATCATGGAAGAAGGCATCTATGCCGACCTCGCTATCGTGAAAGCGTGGAAAGCCGATGAAACTGGCAACTTGATTTTCCGCAAGACAGCGCGCAACTTTAACCCGCCTGCCGCCATGTGTGGCAAGGTCTGCGTTGTCGAAGTCGAAGAAATCGTCCCCGTGGGCACCTTTGATCCCGACCACATCCACCTGCCCGGCATTTACGTGCACCGCATCATTCAGGGCGATCACGAAAAGCGAATTGAGCAGCGTACCGTTAGGGAGAAATCATAA